Proteins co-encoded in one Arachis stenosperma cultivar V10309 chromosome 7, arast.V10309.gnm1.PFL2, whole genome shotgun sequence genomic window:
- the LOC130939464 gene encoding uncharacterized protein LOC130939464, with amino-acid sequence MEGRGGSGGGGRRITVSPRPCSGRRVVAKKRTRGGVGGTDGFLNSVKKLQRREISSKRTRGFSMSDAQERFRNIRLQEEYDTHDPKGRPSVVLPFLRKRSKIIEIVAARDIVFALAQNGVCAAFSRETNERICFLNITPDEVIRSLFYNKNNDSLITVSVYASDSYSSLKCRSTRIEYIRRVQSDAGFALFESESLKWPGFVEFDDVNGKVLTYSAQDSIYKVFDLKNYTMLYSISDKNVQEIKISPGIMLLIFAKSSSHVPLKILSIEDGTVLKSFNHLLHRNKKVDFIEQFNEKLLVKQENENLQILDVRTFEITEVSRSEFMTPSAFIFLYENQLFLTFRNRTVAVWNFRGELVTSFEDHLLWHPDCNTNNIYITSDQDLIISYCKADSDDSLSEGNAGSINVSNILTGKCLAKIKASNSSPIVNQCSCGDDCSGSCHNTRKQKHDTKTRSTVAEALEDITALFYDEERNEIYTGNSHGLVHVWSN; translated from the exons ATGGAAGGTCGTGGCGGTAGCGGCGGTGGTGGGAGGAGGATTACGGTGAGTCCGAGGCCGTGCAGTGGGCGGAGAGTGGTGGCGAAGAAGAGAACACGTGGCGGTGTAGGAGGAACAGATGGGTTCTTGAACAGTGTGAAGAAGCTTCAGAGGCGCGAAATCAGCTCCAAACGAACCCGTGGGTTCAGCATGAGCGATGCGCAGGAGAGGTTTCGCAACATCAGATTGCAG GAAGAATATGATACACATGATCCAAAAGGCCGTCCCTCCGTGGTATTACCCTTTCTGAGAAAAAGGTCAAAGATTATTGAGATTGTAGCAGCACGGGACATTGTTTTTGCTCTTGCACAAAATGGTGTTTGTGCGGCATTTAGCCGAG AGACCAATGAACGGATATGCTTCTTGAATATCACTCCAGATGAAGTTATCAGAAGCTTGTTTTACAACAAGAACAATGATTCACTTATCACAGTTTCTGTCTATGCTTCAGACAGTTACAGTTCTTTGAAATGCAGAAGCACAAGGATTGA ATATATAAGACGGGTTCAATCAGATGCTGGTTTTGCTCTTTTCGAATCTGAGTCATTGAAATGGCCAGGTTTTGTGGAGTTTGATGATGTAAACGGGAAGGTACTCACGTACTCTGCTCAGGATAG CATCTACAAGGTGTTTGACCTAAAAAACTATACAATGTTATACTCCATATCAGATAAAAATGTACAAGAGATTAAGATCAG TCCGGGGATCATGTTGTTGATTTTTGCTAAATCAAGCAGCCATGTCCCACTTAAAATTCTTTCAATAGAAGATGGTACTGTTTTGAAGTCTTTCAATCATCTCCTCCATCGGAATAAGAAGGTGGATTTTATAGAACAGTTCAATGAAAAGCTTCTTGTGAAGCAAGAAAACGAGAACCTCCAAATTCTTGat GTGCGGACTTTTGAGATAACAGAAGTCAGTAGAAGTGAATTTATGACACCATCTGCATTTATATTCCTGTATGAGAATCAATTGTTCCTTACATTTCGAAATCGAACTGTGGCTGTCTGGAACTTCCGTGGAGAACTTGTAACTTCTTTTGAAGATCACCTCTTGTGGCATCCTGATTGCAACACAAACAACATATATATAACCAGTGACCAGGATCTCATCATATCATACTGCAAGGCTGATTCTGATGATTCATTATCTGAAGGAAATG CGGGATCCATCAATGTCAGCAACATTCTAACTGGTAAGTGCCTTGCGAAGATAAAAGCAAGCAACAGCTCTCCCATTGTAAACCAATGTAGTTGCGGCGACGATTGTTCAGGTAGCTGTCATAACACGAGGAAACAAAAACATGACACCAAAACTAGGAGCACAGTTGCAGAAGCTTTGGAAGATATTACTGCTCTCTTCTACGATGAAGAGCGCAATGAGATCTACACGGGCAATAGCCACGGTCTGGTTCATGTCTGGTCCAACTGA